From Fibrobacter sp. UWEL, one genomic window encodes:
- the mreD gene encoding rod shape-determining protein MreD, with translation MNNSSWLKILFLFIASFALQVSVASWISIFGATPDFVIIFVVATAIKRGPAAGCFWGFLAGFSQDIYAPVEWLGANAISMTVIGFLVGQVEEKLLTLNKPAKVAVLGFAFFVCDMIYYGVTGLSQDIITNLFLTQTLPEFIYTVFIGGIIFYLDHGGDKKKHA, from the coding sequence ATGAATAACTCAAGTTGGCTCAAGATTCTGTTTTTGTTTATTGCTTCCTTTGCGCTGCAGGTATCTGTGGCGTCCTGGATTTCCATCTTTGGTGCAACTCCTGATTTCGTGATTATTTTCGTGGTTGCTACCGCTATTAAGCGAGGCCCTGCAGCAGGTTGCTTCTGGGGCTTCCTGGCGGGATTCTCCCAGGATATTTACGCTCCTGTGGAATGGCTTGGTGCCAACGCGATTTCCATGACGGTCATTGGATTCCTGGTAGGCCAGGTGGAAGAAAAACTTTTGACGTTGAATAAGCCTGCAAAGGTTGCTGTTCTGGGTTTTGCATTCTTTGTCTGCGACATGATTTATTATGGTGTAACGGGACTTTCCCAGGATATCATTACCAATTTGTTCCTGACTCAGACTTTGCCGGAGTTTATCTACACGGTATTCATCGGCGGCATTATCTTCTATCTGGACCACGGCGGCGATAAGAAAAAGCATGCGTAG
- the mrdA gene encoding penicillin-binding protein 2, which yields MRSSVNDNEIQQRKNWNVLVYLTGVALVFMVLLLRLFFVQYVHYDENVQRSDNNRLRKVDLIANRGFIYDRNGEVLVRNRPSYQIALQATSLPRKKEARDSVFNRLLQIKDKSGERLFDSLSLDTAFQRTRWIKNRPIRFFEDATPEQVAVVEEHSSELPGVVTLIESRRDYPYGTLASHVLGYTSEISEEQLKLPEFQGYSQGDRIGQKGLEQYYDKEFRGKDGVKLVEVNASGREVGIVDGVDGQDPVPGLHLVSTLDLKLQKVAEAAIPDSARGALVALDPRTGEILAMVSSPRLDPNIFSLKRRERNKGWAHVALDSMRPLTNRAISGTYPPASVFKLVTAGAGLENGLLSEYKYYPKACTGGYQYGSRYQKCWGTHGNLNVVHALRLSCDVFFYQAGLDIDMERINEFGRRFGLGEELLGVDIPGERPGWLPDSISFNKRNKRNGWRWARGLILNLSIGQGQIVTPLQQAVLVGSLATNKGVYRPHFMKELRDEQGNVVKRYEPEIIRSGRMKESTHRVLMHAMDSVVNHPGGTGKRGALPGIRVGAKTGSGEWKRGHKTHAWYAAVAPLENPEIAVAVIMEAAGGGGAVSAPIAKKVLMEYFHIEAP from the coding sequence ATGCGTAGTTCCGTTAACGATAACGAAATCCAGCAGCGCAAAAACTGGAATGTCCTTGTCTATTTGACAGGGGTTGCTTTGGTATTTATGGTGCTGCTGCTGCGCCTGTTCTTTGTGCAGTACGTTCACTACGACGAAAACGTCCAGCGTTCGGATAACAACCGTTTGCGTAAGGTGGACTTGATTGCCAACCGCGGATTTATTTACGACAGAAACGGTGAGGTTCTGGTTCGCAACCGTCCCTCTTACCAGATTGCTTTGCAGGCAACCAGCCTTCCTCGCAAGAAGGAAGCGAGAGACTCCGTTTTCAATCGTCTGCTCCAGATTAAGGACAAGTCTGGCGAACGTCTCTTTGACTCCCTTTCCCTAGATACAGCGTTCCAGAGAACTCGCTGGATCAAGAACCGTCCCATTCGATTCTTTGAAGATGCAACTCCCGAGCAGGTGGCTGTGGTGGAAGAACATTCTTCTGAATTGCCGGGTGTGGTGACCTTGATTGAATCTCGTCGTGATTATCCTTATGGAACCTTGGCTTCCCATGTGCTGGGTTATACCAGTGAGATTTCCGAAGAACAGTTGAAGCTTCCGGAATTCCAGGGCTACTCTCAGGGTGACCGTATTGGCCAGAAGGGACTGGAACAGTATTACGATAAGGAATTCCGCGGTAAGGATGGCGTAAAGCTGGTGGAAGTGAATGCCTCCGGACGTGAAGTGGGTATCGTGGATGGTGTGGATGGGCAGGATCCTGTTCCTGGTCTTCACCTGGTTTCTACGCTAGATTTGAAATTGCAGAAGGTTGCGGAAGCGGCTATTCCCGATAGTGCCAGGGGCGCCTTGGTGGCCCTGGATCCCCGCACGGGTGAAATTCTTGCCATGGTCAGCTCTCCTCGTCTGGATCCGAACATTTTCTCCTTGAAACGTCGTGAACGTAACAAGGGCTGGGCCCATGTGGCTCTGGACTCCATGCGTCCCTTGACCAATCGTGCTATTTCTGGTACTTATCCGCCGGCGTCCGTATTTAAGCTGGTGACTGCGGGAGCGGGACTAGAAAACGGTCTCCTGTCGGAATACAAGTACTATCCCAAGGCTTGTACGGGTGGCTATCAGTATGGCTCCCGTTACCAGAAGTGCTGGGGGACTCACGGCAACTTGAATGTGGTCCATGCCTTGCGACTCTCCTGTGACGTGTTCTTCTATCAGGCTGGCCTTGATATTGATATGGAGCGCATTAACGAGTTTGGTAGACGCTTTGGCCTGGGTGAGGAATTGCTGGGCGTAGACATTCCCGGTGAACGTCCGGGCTGGCTTCCGGATTCTATATCCTTCAACAAGAGAAACAAGCGAAATGGCTGGCGCTGGGCTCGTGGCTTGATCTTGAATCTTTCCATTGGACAGGGCCAAATTGTGACTCCCTTGCAGCAGGCGGTGCTTGTGGGTTCTCTTGCGACCAACAAGGGTGTTTATAGGCCTCACTTCATGAAGGAACTGCGTGACGAGCAGGGAAATGTGGTGAAACGTTATGAACCTGAAATTATTCGTTCCGGCAGGATGAAGGAATCCACCCATCGCGTACTGATGCATGCTATGGATTCCGTGGTGAACCATCCTGGAGGAACGGGTAAGAGAGGTGCCCTGCCGGGAATTCGCGTGGGTGCAAAGACTGGCTCTGGCGAATGGAAACGTGGCCATAAGACTCACGCCTGGTATGCTGCTGTAGCTCCCCTGGAAAATCCTGAAATTGCCGTTGCAGTTATTATGGAAGCTGCCGGCGGTGGCGGCGCTGTATCTGCTCCTATCGCGAAGAAAGTGTTGATGGAATACTTCCATATCGAGGCTCCCTAA
- the rodA gene encoding rod shape-determining protein RodA, which yields MRPLKFVDSTLKFDWFFILLVIALMSCGLTLVYSATITEEIPFHQTFWFKQLLHFVGGSILAVLLVFVRIEWLKRAAFPLYFVSLVLLCVVLFFAGDVVKGAGRWIDLGFFKLQPSEFAKIAYLLTISFWLSKHHVSLYKIKTFVVPFILFIVPFGLVLKQPDLSTALVFTAVTFVGFFFAGLTLTDVFLIVSPVFSVLFSHSQAIGFEILWGLLICAVAFALMRRRLPKFQTIFFLAANILAGYASSMVWNMLEPHQQKRVNTFLDPMSDPMGDGYQVLQSITAIGSGGLTGKGFGNGTQTNLAFLPEEHTDFIFSVLGEQFGFLGCVVVLVLFALFLWRATSVCKITRDPFVTLVTMGATTIFVFHMLVNIAMTIGLMPVTGLPLPFLSYGGSFALTCMVLVGLLLCLRFQSRRR from the coding sequence ATGAGACCCTTAAAGTTTGTCGATAGCACCCTCAAGTTTGACTGGTTTTTCATCCTTCTGGTGATTGCCTTGATGTCCTGTGGGTTGACCTTGGTGTATTCCGCAACTATTACGGAAGAGATTCCCTTCCACCAAACTTTCTGGTTCAAGCAGCTGCTTCATTTTGTGGGTGGCTCTATCCTGGCAGTCCTGCTGGTTTTTGTGCGTATTGAATGGCTGAAACGTGCTGCGTTCCCTCTTTACTTCGTGTCCCTGGTGCTGCTTTGCGTGGTGCTGTTTTTTGCGGGTGACGTGGTGAAGGGTGCAGGTCGTTGGATTGACCTTGGTTTCTTTAAGTTACAGCCTTCTGAATTTGCGAAGATTGCCTATTTGCTGACCATTTCATTCTGGCTTTCCAAACATCACGTTAGTTTGTATAAAATAAAGACGTTCGTCGTTCCCTTCATCTTGTTTATTGTGCCTTTTGGCTTGGTGCTGAAACAGCCGGACTTGAGTACTGCTCTTGTGTTTACTGCTGTTACCTTTGTGGGATTTTTCTTTGCAGGTCTTACCCTGACGGATGTGTTCCTGATTGTTAGTCCTGTATTCTCCGTTCTGTTTTCCCATTCCCAGGCGATTGGCTTTGAAATTCTCTGGGGGCTTTTGATCTGTGCGGTGGCTTTCGCCCTGATGCGCCGCCGCCTGCCTAAGTTCCAGACGATCTTTTTCCTTGCGGCAAACATTCTGGCGGGTTATGCGAGTTCCATGGTATGGAATATGCTGGAACCTCATCAGCAGAAGCGCGTGAATACCTTCCTGGATCCCATGAGCGATCCTATGGGCGATGGCTATCAGGTGCTGCAGTCTATTACTGCCATTGGCAGTGGCGGCTTGACGGGGAAGGGCTTCGGGAACGGAACTCAGACGAACCTGGCGTTCCTTCCGGAAGAACATACGGACTTTATCTTTAGCGTACTTGGCGAACAGTTTGGCTTTTTGGGCTGTGTGGTTGTTCTTGTGCTGTTTGCCCTATTCCTGTGGCGTGCGACTTCGGTATGTAAAATTACTCGCGATCCTTTCGTGACGCTTGTAACCATGGGAGCAACAACAATCTTCGTTTTCCATATGTTGGTAAATATCGCCATGACCATTGGTCTTATGCCGGTGACCGGTTTGCCGCTGCCATTCCTGTCTTATGGTGGATCCTTTGCCTTGACTTGCATGGTGCTGGTTGGCCTTTTGCTTTGCCTTCGTTTCCAGAGCCGTCGCCGTTAG
- a CDS encoding ComF family protein: MNWLESIGGFVFGMECLGCGVASESLDPWLCPACRAELEKMSKAPHFPNGDVFCLFPMRPLTRNLIHALKYKSIPGMATYLVKRSCARAGEVVAQELSLLPKPLYFVPVPLHPARLRERGYNQAEKIAGALASTCGGKVWRLFRRRTFVVSQTKLSKEGREWNVAGAFEMVPQKKMPTCGTVLVVDDVFTTGATTSSCLGALGQDFPLPVKVCTLLYDEPATAAADFAADNRTAWDSM; encoded by the coding sequence ATGAATTGGCTAGAAAGCATTGGCGGTTTTGTGTTTGGAATGGAGTGTCTTGGATGTGGCGTGGCATCGGAGTCTCTGGACCCGTGGCTTTGCCCTGCCTGTAGGGCGGAGCTGGAGAAAATGTCCAAGGCGCCTCACTTTCCCAATGGGGATGTGTTCTGCCTGTTTCCCATGAGACCTTTGACGAGGAACTTGATTCATGCGTTGAAGTACAAGAGTATTCCTGGTATGGCGACCTACCTGGTGAAGCGTTCCTGCGCAAGAGCGGGGGAGGTGGTTGCCCAGGAGTTGTCCTTGTTGCCGAAGCCTCTTTACTTTGTGCCGGTCCCGTTGCACCCAGCGCGTCTTCGAGAGCGAGGATATAACCAGGCGGAAAAGATTGCAGGGGCGCTTGCGTCTACTTGTGGCGGTAAGGTCTGGAGACTTTTTAGGCGAAGGACTTTTGTAGTGTCCCAGACAAAGCTTTCCAAGGAAGGACGTGAGTGGAATGTGGCGGGTGCTTTCGAAATGGTTCCTCAGAAGAAAATGCCTACTTGCGGGACCGTACTGGTGGTGGACGACGTGTTCACCACGGGGGCGACGACCTCCAGCTGTCTGGGTGCCTTGGGGCAAGATTTTCCTCTGCCGGTGAAGGTCTGCACGTTGCTTTACGATGAACCGGCTACTGCGGCGGCGGATTTTGCGGCGGATAACCGGACTGCCTGGGATTCCATGTAG
- a CDS encoding HD domain-containing phosphohydrolase has translation MMDVDEKQTVESKRILELLFSYMPKIAAERKMDNLLVLMADLGRAMVSADRCSLWLVDEENGELWTKVAHGVSELRIPQNAGFAGCTVITGEPLLIKDAYLDPRFDRRSDEKTHYHTKSVLTVPLMDSIGNVMGVFQAINKQGEVQEFTEQDLEHLRLTAVYSAKTVESAMLTAELEATQREIIHTLGEASEYRSQETGDHIQRVAETSRKLAEYLKLPPEEVEKIHLAAPMHDLGKIAIPDAVLNKPGKLTEEEYAIMKTHAELGFKMLCNSKRKLLRFAANVSRAHHERWDGKGYPLGLKGESIPLAGRICAVADVLDALASYRCYKAPWPEEKVKEEFIKMSGSQFQPEIVDALIEHWDEVFACYRVQANPEDGDIRR, from the coding sequence ATGATGGACGTTGATGAGAAGCAGACGGTAGAGTCTAAGAGAATCCTGGAGTTGCTGTTCTCCTATATGCCGAAGATTGCGGCAGAACGCAAGATGGATAATCTGCTTGTGCTGATGGCTGACCTTGGTCGAGCCATGGTTTCTGCTGACCGTTGTTCCTTGTGGCTTGTGGATGAGGAAAACGGCGAACTTTGGACAAAGGTTGCTCATGGCGTCAGTGAACTTCGTATTCCCCAGAACGCAGGCTTTGCCGGTTGTACCGTTATTACGGGCGAACCCTTGCTGATCAAGGATGCTTACCTTGACCCCAGGTTTGACCGTCGTAGTGATGAGAAAACGCACTACCATACAAAGTCTGTGCTGACGGTGCCCCTGATGGATTCCATTGGAAACGTCATGGGGGTATTCCAGGCTATTAACAAGCAAGGCGAGGTTCAGGAATTTACTGAACAGGATCTGGAACACTTGCGCTTGACTGCAGTGTATTCCGCAAAGACTGTGGAATCCGCCATGCTGACTGCAGAACTTGAAGCTACCCAGCGTGAAATTATCCATACCTTGGGTGAGGCGTCCGAATACCGCAGTCAGGAAACGGGTGACCACATCCAGCGTGTGGCGGAAACCTCTAGAAAGTTGGCTGAATACTTGAAGCTTCCTCCGGAAGAGGTGGAGAAGATCCACTTGGCAGCTCCCATGCATGACTTGGGCAAGATCGCCATTCCCGATGCTGTGCTGAACAAGCCGGGCAAGCTTACGGAAGAAGAATATGCCATCATGAAGACTCATGCGGAACTGGGCTTCAAGATGCTGTGCAATTCCAAGAGAAAGCTTTTGCGCTTTGCAGCAAATGTGTCCCGCGCTCATCATGAACGTTGGGATGGTAAGGGTTATCCCTTGGGCTTGAAGGGCGAGAGCATTCCTCTGGCAGGCCGTATTTGTGCCGTAGCCGATGTGCTGGATGCTTTGGCTAGTTATCGCTGCTACAAGGCTCCTTGGCCGGAAGAAAAGGTGAAGGAAGAATTCATCAAGATGAGCGGTTCCCAGTTCCAGCCGGAAATTGTGGACGCACTCATTGAGCATTGGGATGAAGTGTTTGCCTGCTATCGTGTGCAAGCAAATCCCGAAGACGGCGACATCCGTAGATAG
- a CDS encoding CotH kinase family protein gives MQVFKKLNYLAALGCLGLSFASLVACVDEEAAAKPGNGNIVVGPSGDTLVVNPVTGDSSKQQIDTVTHIDPVTGDTIKKIDTLLIPLDTTMHWVGNSALLITEIAPVNLSWTDEEGGDPGWVEIYNAGSEAANLKGYALVETTAKGRKWIFGDELIAAKSFRTVFCDKRNLVTAPSDTELGKGRTHTNWKLEKDGGTVYLVDQYFGIRDSVQYPALESGISWGIVDGGAWKYFGTPTPEKANNAQTAYDGMAPEFQFNGSQGGFYKEAVQLNAPTVSGGLKVRCTQNGSAPTKDSPEFNQTITIEENTVLRCAAFKDGLLTKKVVTNTYFVGESVKMPVVAVSVDSTFFRDHYVPKSKCGSDNPKSCPAGLMADVEFPVHVEYFAEGSSSKEKAWEIDAGISLMGGWSRVADKKSVAVVMREEYEAGWLKYPLFETRKDLNNKFKGFNLRNNGNRFVSDYIEDAVGGAALEGSGVDYQRSRQVVVFYNGKYWGIHDMRERFNKNYVETNYDIDAGTVEMVKILGHADSMLTGNTVSAVNNFTALLNFVGTSDFSGENNESYAAVKGLMDLGNYADYMAAEIYYKNGDWPNNNVRAWQAPGQPWKFMIYDLDHGFGWKWGVNNGEFDASSTNMFSWIKKGGGNVPCKVTGCFANLYIQLIKNPEFKRLFVNHAAMLYQNYVNGSNVSSIVNKMVATMNSSDMERDLEKFKQEEKYYPGGFSKDGEILKDWANDRDGDIFSEFQTEFGLSGMVNVTIAASGNGSVLMEGAKLPGGKASYTGKFFAGVGMEVTAVPAEGAMFVGWSDGSVENPHVIATDSDVSITANFK, from the coding sequence GTGCAGGTTTTCAAAAAACTGAATTATTTGGCAGCTTTGGGCTGCTTGGGACTTTCTTTTGCAAGTTTGGTTGCTTGCGTTGATGAAGAAGCCGCTGCTAAACCTGGTAATGGTAATATTGTTGTAGGTCCGTCTGGCGATACTCTTGTGGTTAACCCTGTGACTGGCGATTCCAGCAAGCAGCAGATTGATACTGTGACCCATATTGATCCGGTTACTGGCGACACAATCAAGAAAATTGATACTCTTTTGATTCCCTTGGACACCACTATGCATTGGGTGGGTAACTCCGCCTTGCTGATTACGGAAATTGCTCCGGTGAACTTGAGCTGGACAGATGAAGAAGGTGGCGATCCGGGTTGGGTCGAAATTTATAATGCTGGTTCCGAAGCCGCAAACCTGAAGGGTTATGCTCTGGTGGAAACGACTGCCAAGGGCCGTAAGTGGATCTTTGGTGATGAACTGATTGCTGCAAAGAGCTTCCGTACCGTATTCTGCGACAAGAGAAACTTGGTAACGGCTCCCAGCGATACTGAACTCGGTAAGGGTCGTACTCATACCAACTGGAAGTTGGAAAAGGATGGCGGTACCGTTTATCTGGTAGACCAGTATTTTGGTATTCGTGATTCCGTGCAGTATCCTGCTCTGGAATCCGGCATTAGCTGGGGCATTGTAGATGGAGGCGCCTGGAAGTATTTTGGTACCCCCACTCCGGAAAAGGCTAACAATGCTCAGACGGCTTACGATGGAATGGCTCCTGAATTCCAGTTCAATGGTTCCCAGGGCGGTTTCTACAAGGAAGCAGTTCAGCTGAACGCTCCGACTGTAAGCGGTGGCCTGAAGGTTCGTTGCACCCAGAATGGTTCTGCTCCTACCAAGGACTCTCCGGAATTCAACCAGACCATCACCATCGAAGAAAATACGGTCCTTCGTTGTGCCGCCTTCAAGGATGGCCTCTTGACCAAGAAGGTGGTGACCAATACCTACTTCGTCGGTGAATCCGTAAAGATGCCTGTGGTGGCTGTAAGTGTGGATTCCACATTCTTCCGCGATCATTATGTGCCGAAGTCTAAGTGTGGTAGCGATAATCCGAAGTCCTGTCCTGCTGGCTTGATGGCAGATGTGGAATTCCCGGTTCATGTGGAATACTTCGCTGAAGGTAGCTCTTCCAAGGAAAAGGCATGGGAAATTGATGCCGGTATTTCTCTGATGGGTGGCTGGAGCCGCGTGGCTGACAAGAAGTCCGTGGCTGTGGTCATGCGCGAAGAATATGAAGCTGGCTGGCTGAAGTATCCTTTGTTCGAAACTCGCAAGGATTTGAATAACAAGTTCAAGGGATTTAACCTCCGTAACAATGGTAACCGTTTCGTCAGTGACTACATCGAAGATGCTGTAGGCGGTGCTGCTTTGGAAGGCAGCGGTGTGGATTACCAGCGTAGCCGCCAGGTGGTTGTGTTCTATAACGGTAAGTACTGGGGCATTCATGACATGCGTGAACGCTTCAACAAGAACTATGTAGAAACCAATTATGATATTGATGCCGGTACTGTGGAAATGGTCAAGATTCTTGGCCATGCGGATAGCATGCTGACTGGTAATACCGTTTCTGCTGTGAACAACTTCACTGCTCTCTTGAATTTTGTGGGTACTAGTGACTTCAGCGGCGAAAATAACGAAAGCTATGCTGCTGTGAAGGGCTTGATGGATCTGGGCAACTATGCGGACTATATGGCTGCTGAAATCTATTACAAGAACGGTGACTGGCCCAACAATAACGTCCGTGCATGGCAGGCTCCGGGTCAGCCCTGGAAGTTCATGATCTACGACCTTGACCACGGATTTGGCTGGAAGTGGGGCGTGAATAACGGTGAATTTGATGCATCTTCTACCAACATGTTTAGCTGGATCAAGAAGGGCGGTGGAAATGTTCCCTGTAAGGTTACGGGTTGCTTTGCTAACCTCTATATTCAGCTGATCAAGAATCCTGAATTCAAGCGCCTCTTTGTGAACCATGCCGCAATGCTTTACCAGAATTACGTCAATGGTTCCAACGTTTCCTCTATCGTGAATAAGATGGTTGCTACCATGAATTCCTCCGATATGGAACGTGACCTGGAAAAGTTTAAGCAGGAAGAAAAGTACTATCCCGGTGGCTTCAGCAAGGATGGCGAAATCTTGAAGGACTGGGCTAATGATCGCGATGGTGATATCTTTAGCGAATTCCAGACTGAATTTGGCCTGAGCGGAATGGTTAACGTAACTATCGCTGCTTCTGGTAACGGTTCTGTCTTGATGGAAGGCGCTAAGCTTCCTGGCGGCAAGGCCTCCTACACTGGCAAGTTCTTCGCTGGCGTTGGTATGGAAGTGACCGCAGTTCCTGCTGAAGGCGCAATGTTTGTGGGCTGGTCTGACGGTTCTGTGGAAAATCCCCACGTAATCGCTACTGACAGTGACGTAAGCATTACTGCTAACTTCAAGTAA
- a CDS encoding ubiquinone/menaquinone biosynthesis methyltransferase, with amino-acid sequence MSSKKKDPNEKSYVRAMFDEISGRYDFLNHSLSCFQDILWRRACCKELKKQKPGKRLLDLCGGTGDFAVTYEKFNGAQDVAILGDFSFGMLKGAEGKKTSAVPVQLDAMKMPFQDKTFDVVLNGFGMRNVPNVEVALKESARVLDDGGYLQILEFFAPRNVFNKFFYKILAPLFIPIMGAFFSKKDAYEYLVNSVTNFLPVADFVALAEKNGMELVHVKPCFFGVAYRVLLKKSSGSLNGTAPEAK; translated from the coding sequence ATGAGCTCAAAGAAGAAAGATCCCAATGAAAAAAGTTATGTTCGTGCCATGTTCGACGAAATTTCCGGACGGTACGACTTCCTGAATCATTCTCTGAGCTGTTTTCAGGATATTCTCTGGCGTAGGGCCTGCTGTAAGGAATTGAAAAAGCAGAAGCCCGGCAAACGCCTGCTGGACCTGTGTGGTGGCACTGGTGACTTTGCGGTGACCTACGAAAAGTTTAACGGTGCTCAGGACGTGGCGATTCTGGGGGACTTTTCCTTCGGGATGCTGAAGGGTGCGGAAGGCAAGAAAACTTCTGCGGTACCTGTCCAGCTGGATGCCATGAAAATGCCTTTCCAGGACAAGACTTTTGACGTGGTGCTGAATGGCTTTGGCATGCGTAACGTGCCTAACGTAGAAGTTGCCCTGAAGGAATCCGCCCGCGTGCTGGACGATGGTGGCTACCTGCAGATTCTTGAATTTTTTGCCCCGCGAAATGTATTCAACAAGTTTTTCTACAAGATTCTCGCTCCGCTGTTTATCCCCATTATGGGTGCGTTCTTTAGCAAGAAGGATGCGTACGAGTATCTTGTCAATTCCGTCACTAACTTCTTGCCGGTAGCGGACTTTGTGGCCCTTGCGGAAAAGAACGGGATGGAACTGGTCCATGTGAAACCCTGCTTCTTTGGGGTAGCCTATCGTGTTCTCCTGAAGAAAAGTTCCGGTTCCCTGAATGGAACTGCGCCGGAGGCAAAGTGA
- a CDS encoding UbiX family flavin prenyltransferase, protein MSRFILGVTGASGAIYATRVAMHLKQLGHSVTALVTSPGRDVVAYEGQNALYEHCDEMPDVNDFFAECASGSADYAGMAVVPCSMGTLGRIAHGTSDNLLVRSADVCLKERRPLVIVPREMPYNLIHLENMERLTRAGAVVIAASPQFYSKPASIEELVDSVVVKVLKHLGIPAEQLKKIVKPWNNEQL, encoded by the coding sequence GTGAGCCGTTTTATTCTGGGCGTAACAGGGGCTAGCGGGGCGATTTACGCTACCCGCGTTGCAATGCACCTGAAGCAGCTGGGGCATAGCGTGACTGCCTTGGTGACGTCTCCTGGCCGTGACGTGGTGGCTTACGAAGGCCAGAATGCTCTTTACGAGCATTGCGATGAAATGCCCGATGTCAATGACTTCTTTGCGGAATGTGCCAGCGGGAGCGCTGACTACGCAGGGATGGCCGTAGTGCCTTGCTCCATGGGGACCTTGGGACGAATCGCTCACGGGACTTCCGATAACTTGCTGGTACGATCTGCGGACGTGTGTCTCAAGGAACGCCGTCCCTTGGTGATTGTGCCTCGTGAAATGCCTTACAACTTGATCCACCTGGAAAATATGGAACGCCTGACTCGGGCAGGGGCCGTGGTGATTGCCGCTTCCCCGCAGTTCTATAGCAAGCCTGCTTCCATCGAGGAATTGGTGGACTCGGTAGTGGTGAAGGTGCTGAAACACCTAGGCATACCTGCGGAACAGCTGAAGAAAATTGTTAAACCATGGAACAATGAACAATTATGA
- a CDS encoding 4-hydroxybenzoate octaprenyltransferase codes for MLKKILEFGHLVRLSHSLFAMPFAIGSMWVAANGFRGMAWQEIARIVLLIVLCMVTARNSAMSFNRIADADIDAKNPRTAKRHLPDGRLSKKSVIAFLAINGVLFVVCAALLQPLAGLLALPVWLLLLSYSYWKRFSWLCHWFLGFAIGMSPLGAWIAIRGEFALFPIFLLVILMLWMGGFDIIYATQDEEIDRELGLHSVPARFGRKRALQIAFWSHVAMLALCVAFGFVWNMGAAWWVVTGLMTAAISYIHLFRKSDDLDAMNRDFFLANVAISALVMVGLIVWMIMGGDVNVLF; via the coding sequence ATGCTGAAAAAAATTTTGGAATTTGGTCATCTGGTTCGCTTGAGCCATTCCCTGTTCGCCATGCCTTTCGCCATCGGTTCCATGTGGGTGGCAGCAAACGGCTTTAGAGGGATGGCGTGGCAGGAGATTGCCCGCATTGTCCTGCTCATCGTTTTGTGCATGGTGACTGCTCGTAACAGCGCCATGAGCTTCAACCGCATTGCGGATGCGGACATTGACGCCAAGAACCCTCGCACTGCCAAGCGCCACCTTCCGGATGGCCGCCTGAGCAAGAAATCCGTCATCGCCTTCCTGGCCATTAACGGCGTGCTGTTCGTGGTTTGTGCTGCCCTGTTGCAGCCCCTGGCGGGCTTGCTGGCCTTGCCCGTATGGCTGTTGCTGCTGTCTTATTCTTACTGGAAGCGCTTTAGCTGGCTTTGTCACTGGTTCCTGGGTTTCGCTATCGGCATGAGCCCTCTGGGCGCCTGGATTGCCATTCGCGGGGAGTTCGCCCTATTCCCCATTTTCCTGCTGGTGATTCTCATGCTGTGGATGGGCGGCTTCGATATTATTTACGCCACTCAGGACGAAGAAATCGACCGTGAGCTGGGCCTCCATTCCGTGCCCGCCCGCTTTGGTCGCAAGCGTGCCTTGCAGATTGCTTTCTGGAGTCATGTGGCCATGCTTGCCCTGTGCGTGGCTTTTGGCTTTGTGTGGAACATGGGCGCCGCCTGGTGGGTGGTAACGGGCCTCATGACCGCAGCAATTTCCTACATCCATTTGTTTAGAAAGTCCGACGATCTGGATGCCATGAACCGAGACTTCTTTTTGGCCAATGTGGCCATTAGCGCTCTGGTGATGGTGGGCCTGATTGTATGGATGATTATGGGAGGTGACGTCAATGTCCTTTTCTAA